A stretch of the Pseudalkalibacillus hwajinpoensis genome encodes the following:
- a CDS encoding stage V sporulation protein AE — translation MNKRRVIFVTDGDLYAQKAIEKVASDIGGRCISQSAGNPTPLAGYEIVSLIKEAPHDPIFVMFDDSGFPGEGYGELAMQAVAEDEDVELLGAIAVASRTHFSEWTRVDVSIDRDGELTHFGVDKNGFADMEAGRIDGDTVSILDKLNLPIIIGVGDIGKMSGLDDPEVGSPITLKAVQILLERSGFYDNKSE, via the coding sequence TTGAACAAGCGGCGGGTTATTTTCGTTACTGATGGAGATCTTTACGCGCAAAAAGCAATTGAAAAAGTGGCTTCGGATATTGGCGGGAGATGCATTAGCCAATCAGCAGGAAATCCGACCCCGCTTGCTGGTTATGAAATTGTTTCCCTAATTAAAGAAGCTCCACACGATCCAATCTTTGTAATGTTCGATGATAGTGGTTTTCCCGGTGAAGGTTATGGAGAACTAGCGATGCAGGCTGTGGCTGAGGATGAAGATGTTGAACTCCTCGGTGCGATTGCAGTTGCCTCAAGAACGCACTTTTCTGAATGGACGAGAGTAGATGTTTCCATTGACAGGGATGGTGAATTAACGCATTTCGGTGTGGATAAGAATGGATTTGCTGATATGGAAGCTGGGAGAATAGATGGGGATACTGTATCTATTTTAGATAAACTGAATCTCCCCATTATTATAGGTGTCGGTGATATAGGTAAAATGTCTGGGCTTGATGATCCGGAGGTTGGGTCGCCTATAACATTGAAAGCCGTTCAAATTCTGCTTGAAAGGAGCGGTTTCTATGACAACAAAAGTGAATAA
- the ribE gene encoding riboflavin synthase: MFTGIVEEIGRVESVQQSGESIAMQIAASTILKDVHLGDSISINGVCLTVTTYTDSSFTVDIMPETFRASSLRQLGPNSSVNLERAMSANGRFGGHFVSGHVDGVGKITRVEQIDNAVYYDISIPRNLLIYFVEKGSVSVDGTSLTVFGIGEHSLTISLIPHTVEETVLGRKKVGDTVNIECDMLGKYIMKYLEQRSGSKPEPTASLGSQFFEDHGFK; the protein is encoded by the coding sequence ATGTTTACAGGTATTGTAGAAGAAATTGGAAGAGTTGAAAGTGTTCAACAATCAGGAGAATCCATTGCAATGCAAATTGCGGCGTCGACTATTTTAAAAGACGTTCATTTAGGAGATAGCATTTCGATAAACGGCGTGTGCTTAACTGTTACGACGTATACAGACTCTTCTTTTACCGTAGATATTATGCCTGAAACATTTCGTGCAAGCAGTCTTCGTCAGCTAGGACCAAACTCATCGGTGAATCTGGAGAGAGCTATGTCTGCAAATGGACGCTTTGGTGGTCATTTTGTTTCTGGACATGTTGATGGTGTGGGAAAAATTACTCGTGTAGAACAAATCGATAATGCTGTTTATTATGACATCTCGATTCCGCGAAACCTTTTAATTTACTTTGTTGAAAAAGGCTCAGTTTCTGTTGATGGTACTAGTCTTACGGTCTTTGGAATAGGGGAGCACTCTCTTACTATATCTCTTATCCCCCATACCGTAGAGGAAACGGTGCTTGGGAGAAAAAAAGTGGGAGATACAGTGAATATAGAATGCGATATGCTTGGTAAATACATTATGAAGTACTTGGAGCAAAGAAGCGGTTCAAAACCCGAACCTACTGCTTCACTCGGGAGTCAGTTTTTTGAAGATCATGGATTTAAATAA
- the ribD gene encoding bifunctional diaminohydroxyphosphoribosylaminopyrimidine deaminase/5-amino-6-(5-phosphoribosylamino)uracil reductase RibD: MNHTDFMKTAIDMARSTIGQTRPNPSVGAVIVNSGRIVGMGAHLKAGEGHAEIQALKMAGNRASGSTAYVTLEPCSHHGKTPPCADALIQAGVKEVFIASQDPNPLVAGNGVTKLKKAGIAVHIGLMEEEALQLNRMFFHYITQKRPFVTLKAATTLDGKIATHSGDSKWITGEDSRKDVHAYRHQHDAILVGIGTVLADDPSLTTRFGEGLSPIRIVLDRQLRMPSDAKVISDENAETWIITTKRAALKNKRTFPKHVQIIDVTDPLLPMDKVLDLLGEREITSVFVEGGSEIHGSFLESRSFQQVITYIAPKLIGGRQSPTAFGGAGFKTMNEAIDLQVDSVEQIGNDIRIISSRRLS, from the coding sequence ATGAATCATACGGATTTTATGAAAACAGCGATCGATATGGCTAGAAGTACGATAGGTCAAACGCGTCCGAATCCCTCCGTAGGAGCCGTCATTGTTAATAGTGGGCGTATCGTGGGGATGGGAGCTCATTTAAAGGCTGGAGAAGGCCATGCCGAAATTCAAGCACTCAAGATGGCGGGCAATCGAGCAAGTGGGAGTACTGCCTATGTGACACTGGAGCCATGTAGTCATCATGGAAAGACGCCTCCTTGTGCTGATGCTTTAATTCAAGCAGGAGTCAAAGAGGTATTTATTGCAAGTCAAGATCCGAATCCCCTGGTCGCAGGAAATGGTGTGACTAAATTAAAGAAAGCAGGCATAGCTGTCCATATTGGGCTTATGGAAGAAGAAGCCTTACAGCTAAACCGGATGTTTTTCCATTACATTACACAGAAAAGACCATTTGTAACGTTGAAAGCTGCTACAACGCTTGATGGCAAAATAGCAACTCATTCAGGTGATAGTAAATGGATCACGGGGGAAGACTCGAGAAAAGATGTTCATGCCTATCGTCATCAACATGATGCCATTCTTGTAGGTATTGGCACGGTCCTCGCTGATGACCCATCACTAACGACTCGTTTCGGTGAGGGCCTATCGCCGATTAGAATCGTGTTAGATCGTCAATTGAGGATGCCTTCTGACGCTAAAGTAATAAGTGATGAGAATGCAGAAACATGGATCATTACAACAAAACGAGCTGCGCTAAAAAATAAGCGAACCTTCCCAAAACATGTCCAAATCATCGATGTCACAGATCCACTGCTCCCAATGGATAAAGTTCTTGACCTTTTAGGGGAACGAGAAATTACATCAGTATTTGTTGAAGGTGGTTCAGAAATACACGGTAGCTTTCTTGAATCACGCTCTTTTCAACAAGTTATTACATACATTGCGCCGAAGCTAATTGGTGGGAGACAATCTCCTACGGCTTTCGGAGGTGCAGGTTTTAAAACGATGAATGAAGCGATCGATTTACAAGTGGATAGCGTAGAACAAATTGGAAATGATATTCGAATTATTTCATCAAGGAGGCTTTCTTAA
- a CDS encoding peptidylprolyl isomerase, producing the protein MKKGTIAFENGEVIEIEFYPEAAPNTVANFEKLANEGFYNGVNFHRVIPGFVAQGGDPTGSGMGGPGYTIDCETEGNPHKHVAGSLSMAHAGKNTGGSQFFLVHEPQPHLDGVHTVFGQVTEGMDTVLRVKQGDVMKEVKVWDEE; encoded by the coding sequence ATGAAAAAAGGAACAATTGCATTTGAAAATGGAGAAGTTATTGAAATTGAATTTTATCCAGAAGCAGCACCTAACACTGTTGCTAACTTTGAGAAGCTTGCAAATGAAGGTTTCTACAACGGTGTGAATTTTCACCGCGTAATCCCAGGTTTTGTTGCTCAAGGTGGAGATCCTACAGGTTCTGGAATGGGTGGACCAGGATATACAATTGACTGTGAAACAGAAGGTAACCCTCATAAACACGTAGCAGGCTCATTGTCTATGGCACATGCTGGTAAAAACACGGGCGGCAGTCAGTTTTTCCTAGTTCATGAACCTCAGCCTCACCTAGACGGCGTTCATACCGTTTTTGGTCAAGTAACAGAAGGAATGGATACGGTCCTTCGCGTTAAACAGGGTGACGTAATGAAAGAAGTAAAAGTCTGGGACGAAGAATAG
- the spoVAD gene encoding stage V sporulation protein AD encodes MKSGKQTWSFSNVYLQSVGTATGPKEAEGPFGNSFDVTYDNLHCNQANWELAERKLLEDAVMSCLKKKELAPDQVDVFVAGDLLNQIVSATYTARSNHIPFLGVFGACSTSMESLAIASSLVDGGFAERAIAGVSSHNATAERQFRYPTEYGGQKPGTATSTVTGAGAALVSQEFSDIQISAATIGRVVDWGIKDPFDMGSAMAPAAADTLATHFEDLNVKPSDYDLIVTGDLSAVGSPIVRDLLLEKGIDITNNHNDCGLMIYRPDQKEVFAGGSGCACSAVVTYGHLIELLKQGKYSKILVTATGCLHSPVMVQQKESMPAIAHAVVFERVGGEE; translated from the coding sequence CATGGAGTTTTTCAAATGTTTATTTACAATCAGTAGGTACAGCAACAGGCCCAAAGGAAGCAGAAGGTCCATTTGGAAATTCGTTTGATGTGACCTATGATAACCTTCATTGTAATCAGGCAAACTGGGAGCTTGCTGAAAGAAAATTGTTAGAAGATGCAGTAATGAGTTGTTTGAAGAAAAAAGAATTAGCTCCTGATCAAGTTGATGTTTTTGTAGCAGGTGATCTATTAAATCAAATCGTAAGCGCAACTTATACAGCAAGGTCTAATCATATTCCTTTTCTAGGTGTTTTTGGAGCATGCTCCACATCGATGGAATCCCTAGCGATTGCTTCTTCTCTAGTTGATGGTGGTTTTGCAGAGAGGGCTATTGCTGGAGTTAGTAGCCATAATGCAACTGCTGAAAGACAGTTCCGATATCCAACAGAATATGGAGGTCAGAAACCCGGTACTGCGACATCAACTGTAACTGGTGCTGGAGCTGCTTTAGTTAGTCAGGAGTTTTCGGACATTCAAATCTCTGCCGCAACGATTGGAAGAGTAGTTGACTGGGGAATCAAAGATCCGTTTGATATGGGGAGTGCGATGGCGCCAGCGGCAGCAGATACATTGGCCACACATTTTGAGGACCTGAATGTAAAGCCTTCAGATTATGACTTAATTGTTACTGGAGATTTATCTGCAGTTGGTTCTCCGATTGTTCGTGATTTATTGCTTGAGAAAGGGATTGACATTACTAATAATCATAATGACTGTGGGTTAATGATCTATCGTCCGGATCAGAAAGAAGTATTCGCAGGTGGAAGCGGCTGTGCCTGTTCGGCGGTTGTTACGTATGGTCATCTCATAGAGCTTCTAAAACAAGGGAAGTATTCAAAAATTCTTGTTACAGCTACAGGATGCTTGCATAGCCCCGTTATGGTGCAGCAGAAAGAAAGTATGCCTGCTATCGCTCATGCAGTGGTTTTTGAGCGAGTTGGAGGTGAGGAATAG
- a CDS encoding bifunctional 3,4-dihydroxy-2-butanone-4-phosphate synthase/GTP cyclohydrolase II yields the protein MFHTIEEAIYDLMQGRVVIVCDDEDRENEGDFIALADKVTPETINFMITKGRGLVCTPITEERANELKLSPMVDHNTDSHGTAFTVSVDHKSTTTGISAAERASTIQYLINPDAKPSDFNRPGHIFPLIAKDGGVLRRAGHTEAAVDLARLSGSAPAGVICEIMKEDGEMARVPDLKEIAEEYDLKMITIKDLIQYRNRKDVLVRKEVEIELPTEFGSFRAVGYSNILDQKEHVALIKGEILPDQPTLVRVHSECLTGDVFGSFRCDCGPQLHAALAQIEEEGHGVLLYMRQEGRGIGLLNKMKAYKLQEQGYDTVEANEKLGFKPDLRDYGIGAQILRDLGVSKMNLLTNNPRKIAGLTGYGLEVASRVPLQMASRKENEKYLKTKHSKLGHMLHF from the coding sequence ATGTTCCATACAATAGAAGAAGCGATTTATGATTTAATGCAAGGCCGGGTGGTGATCGTTTGTGATGATGAAGACAGGGAGAATGAAGGGGATTTTATCGCTTTAGCCGATAAAGTCACACCTGAAACAATCAATTTCATGATTACAAAAGGAAGAGGCCTTGTATGCACGCCGATTACGGAAGAGCGTGCAAATGAACTGAAGTTGAGTCCAATGGTAGATCATAACACAGATTCTCATGGTACAGCGTTTACAGTGAGTGTCGACCACAAAAGTACAACTACAGGAATTTCGGCAGCTGAAAGAGCATCTACAATTCAATACTTAATTAACCCGGATGCTAAACCTTCAGACTTTAATCGACCAGGTCATATTTTCCCATTGATTGCTAAGGATGGAGGGGTCCTAAGAAGAGCAGGTCATACGGAAGCGGCAGTCGATTTGGCACGACTCTCTGGCTCTGCCCCAGCTGGTGTTATTTGTGAAATTATGAAAGAAGACGGTGAAATGGCGCGCGTTCCTGATCTAAAGGAAATTGCTGAAGAGTATGATTTGAAAATGATTACGATTAAAGATTTGATTCAATATCGTAACCGTAAAGATGTTCTTGTTCGAAAAGAAGTAGAAATAGAACTTCCGACTGAGTTTGGTTCTTTTAGAGCGGTAGGGTATTCGAATATTCTTGATCAGAAAGAGCACGTAGCTTTGATTAAGGGAGAAATCTTACCAGATCAACCAACTCTTGTGCGAGTTCACTCTGAATGTTTAACTGGTGATGTGTTTGGATCTTTTCGATGTGACTGTGGTCCACAACTACATGCTGCATTGGCACAAATTGAAGAGGAAGGTCATGGAGTGCTTTTGTATATGCGCCAGGAAGGAAGAGGTATCGGGCTCCTTAATAAAATGAAAGCTTATAAACTGCAAGAACAGGGCTACGACACAGTTGAAGCGAATGAGAAACTTGGATTTAAGCCTGATTTAAGGGATTATGGAATAGGGGCACAGATTTTGAGAGACCTTGGTGTTTCTAAAATGAACCTTCTGACAAACAATCCTCGTAAAATAGCTGGGTTAACAGGTTATGGTCTTGAAGTAGCATCTAGGGTACCTCTTCAGATGGCTTCTCGAAAAGAGAATGAAAAGTACCTAAAAACAAAACATAGCAAGCTAGGACACATGCTTCATTTCTAA
- the lysA gene encoding diaminopimelate decarboxylase, with product MNLYSTSAVSEEGHLTVGGIDTVQLGKKFGTALYVYDVAMIRDKARAFRSAFERENVNYQVAYASKAFSCMAMIQLAEEEGLSLDVVSGGELYTALKAGFPVERIHFHGNNKSESEIRMALDAEIGCFVVDNFYELSLLEQIAEEKNVKANVLLRITPGIEAHTHDYILTGQEDSKFGFDLQSGQVERAILDVTKMSAIHLLGLHCHIGSQIFETNGFVMAIEKIYSYLTTWYDAYGFEPEVLNLGGGFGIRYTSEDHPLPVGNYIEAMIETIRNQVTGQMNMPEIWIEPGRSLVGEAGLTLYTVGSHKNVPELRHYLAVDGGMTDNLRPALYQAKYEATIANRMNEAKDHLYSVAGKCCESGDMLIWDCQLQRAIAGDTMAVFSTGAYGYSMANNYNRLPRPAVVFVENGEANLVVERESYEDLVRHDLPLKQAIISK from the coding sequence GTGAATTTATACAGTACATCTGCAGTTTCAGAAGAGGGGCATTTAACAGTTGGAGGGATCGATACGGTCCAATTAGGAAAAAAATTTGGCACTGCGTTATATGTTTATGACGTGGCCATGATTCGAGATAAAGCAAGGGCGTTTCGAAGTGCCTTTGAACGTGAAAATGTAAACTATCAAGTAGCTTATGCTAGTAAGGCCTTTTCATGTATGGCAATGATTCAACTTGCAGAAGAAGAAGGATTAAGTTTAGATGTTGTATCCGGTGGAGAGCTTTATACTGCTTTGAAGGCGGGTTTCCCCGTGGAGCGCATTCATTTTCATGGAAATAACAAAAGTGAATCTGAAATTAGAATGGCGCTTGATGCAGAAATAGGTTGCTTCGTTGTTGATAATTTTTACGAATTATCTCTACTCGAGCAAATTGCAGAAGAAAAAAATGTGAAAGCTAATGTGCTGTTGCGTATAACACCAGGTATTGAAGCACATACGCATGATTATATTTTAACAGGCCAAGAAGATTCTAAATTTGGTTTTGATTTACAGAGTGGTCAGGTAGAACGCGCGATATTGGATGTAACAAAAATGAGTGCTATTCATCTTCTTGGACTTCATTGTCATATAGGCTCACAAATTTTTGAAACAAATGGTTTTGTAATGGCGATTGAAAAGATCTATAGCTATCTTACAACATGGTATGATGCCTATGGTTTTGAGCCTGAAGTCCTTAACCTTGGTGGAGGATTTGGAATCCGATATACGAGCGAAGATCACCCACTACCAGTAGGGAACTACATTGAAGCTATGATTGAAACAATCAGAAATCAGGTAACAGGGCAAATGAACATGCCTGAGATCTGGATTGAACCTGGGCGTTCACTAGTAGGAGAAGCTGGACTGACGTTATATACGGTTGGTTCACACAAAAATGTTCCAGAGTTGCGACATTACCTCGCTGTAGATGGAGGGATGACGGATAATTTACGCCCTGCTCTGTATCAGGCAAAATATGAAGCCACAATAGCAAATCGAATGAATGAAGCAAAAGATCACCTATACTCTGTAGCAGGAAAGTGTTGTGAATCAGGTGATATGTTAATTTGGGATTGCCAGTTACAGCGAGCGATTGCTGGCGATACAATGGCTGTTTTTTCAACGGGGGCATATGGTTATTCCATGGCAAATAACTACAATAGATTACCAAGACCAGCTGTTGTCTTTGTTGAAAATGGTGAGGCAAACCTTGTTGTTGAGAGAGAGTCATACGAGGATTTAGTTCGACATGATTTGCCATTAAAACAAGCGATTATATCAAAATAA
- a CDS encoding spore germination protein, giving the protein MTTKVNNKQKIFKKLKENEDFLKKSIGIGESFDVGVRKLKILNKEIQFYYCTGLCDTSIIVEIMRELMELDDHHRLTVKFEQVIHNHLPHQQVTKVETFDEVVDQVLSGLIAVFMEGEEIAYIIDVRKYPGRTPQEPDTEKVIRGSRDGFTENIIENTALTRRRIRDGRLRNEIFQIGERSKTDVCITYIQDVANPNLVEIIKKKLKEINIDGIPMADKSVEEFLVHQAGNPFPLVRYTERPDVAASHLLEGHVLIIVDTSPSVIITPTTFFHHVQHAEEYREAPLPGAFLRWVRFGGMLAALLLLPLWLLAVYEPGLLPKSIDFIGPNDETNVPIFIQIILAEVGIETLRMAAIHTPTPLSTAMGLIAAVLIGQIAIDVGLFVPEVILYVSIAAIGSYATPSYELSIANKLVRLLLLFLVFFFRVPGYIIGVTAIILFLVALKPLNTPYLWPFIPFNAKAFIQVLIRVSVPLTKLRPSITEPQNETKQPDKPLAES; this is encoded by the coding sequence ATGACAACAAAAGTGAATAACAAACAAAAAATATTTAAAAAATTAAAAGAAAATGAAGACTTCTTGAAAAAATCAATTGGCATTGGGGAAAGCTTTGACGTAGGTGTACGTAAACTCAAGATTTTGAATAAAGAAATACAATTCTATTATTGTACAGGATTATGTGATACATCAATCATTGTTGAGATCATGCGTGAATTGATGGAATTAGATGATCATCATCGCTTGACCGTTAAATTCGAGCAAGTTATTCATAATCATTTGCCCCATCAGCAAGTAACAAAGGTAGAGACGTTTGATGAGGTCGTCGACCAAGTTCTTTCAGGACTGATCGCTGTATTTATGGAAGGCGAAGAGATTGCTTACATTATTGATGTTCGGAAGTATCCAGGTAGAACGCCTCAGGAGCCAGACACTGAGAAAGTGATCAGAGGTTCCAGAGATGGTTTCACAGAAAATATTATTGAGAATACTGCACTTACAAGAAGGCGTATTAGAGATGGTCGTTTGCGCAATGAAATATTTCAAATCGGAGAGCGTTCCAAAACGGATGTGTGTATCACTTATATTCAGGATGTAGCTAACCCAAACTTAGTTGAAATCATTAAGAAAAAACTAAAAGAAATTAATATTGATGGTATTCCTATGGCTGATAAAAGCGTTGAAGAGTTTTTAGTGCATCAGGCGGGAAATCCTTTTCCGCTTGTAAGGTATACGGAAAGACCAGATGTAGCCGCATCCCATTTGTTAGAAGGGCATGTCTTGATTATCGTCGATACTTCTCCGAGTGTAATTATTACGCCAACAACCTTTTTCCACCATGTTCAACATGCAGAAGAATACAGGGAAGCTCCATTACCTGGGGCATTCTTGAGATGGGTCCGCTTTGGGGGAATGCTAGCAGCGCTATTGTTACTTCCCCTGTGGTTATTAGCGGTATATGAACCAGGGTTATTGCCTAAATCAATTGATTTTATTGGGCCAAATGATGAAACGAATGTGCCGATATTTATTCAAATCATTCTTGCAGAAGTTGGGATCGAAACGCTGAGAATGGCCGCCATTCATACGCCTACCCCGCTTTCTACAGCGATGGGTTTAATTGCGGCTGTATTAATTGGTCAAATTGCCATCGATGTAGGATTATTTGTGCCAGAAGTTATTTTGTATGTTTCTATTGCGGCTATAGGTTCTTACGCAACGCCAAGTTATGAGTTATCAATAGCGAACAAACTAGTTAGATTATTATTACTTTTCCTTGTCTTTTTCTTCAGAGTTCCAGGATATATAATAGGCGTGACAGCTATTATTCTCTTCCTGGTCGCCTTAAAGCCATTAAACACACCTTATTTATGGCCGTTCATTCCTTTTAATGCAAAAGCGTTTATTCAAGTGCTAATTCGCGTTTCTGTTCCTTTGACAAAATTGCGTCCGAGTATTACAGAGCCCCAGAATGAAACGAAGCAGCCGGACAAACCACTTGCCGAATCTTAA
- the spoVAE gene encoding stage V sporulation protein AE, with product MEYFIAFAVGGAICVVGQLLLDIFRLTPAHVMSSFVVAGAILDGFGIYDRLIEFAGAGATVPITSFGHSLLHGAMQQGEEHGFIGIAMGIFQLTSAGISSAIVFGFIIAIIFKPKG from the coding sequence GTGGAATACTTCATTGCTTTTGCAGTAGGAGGAGCCATTTGTGTTGTTGGTCAGTTATTGCTCGATATTTTTAGATTAACACCAGCTCATGTCATGTCATCTTTTGTTGTGGCTGGAGCGATTCTTGACGGATTCGGTATATACGATCGACTGATTGAATTTGCAGGAGCTGGTGCGACAGTACCGATTACGAGCTTTGGGCATTCCTTGCTACATGGGGCGATGCAGCAAGGAGAGGAACATGGATTTATAGGCATTGCAATGGGAATATTTCAGTTAACTTCAGCTGGAATTTCATCAGCTATTGTTTTCGGATTTATCATAGCCATTATATTCAAACCAAAGGGGTGA